A single Cannabis sativa cultivar Pink pepper isolate KNU-18-1 chromosome 7, ASM2916894v1, whole genome shotgun sequence DNA region contains:
- the LOC115696276 gene encoding multifunctional methyltransferase subunit TRM112 homolog A-like translates to MRLLTHNILSSNIKGVTNGLPLRIEVVKVVEKEVELNPDFLKSMFSKIDWNALVEVARSIGYTKLPNEVDPSMLDSDDFLRRFHHALLQLHLEEGALICPETRRWFSVTKGIPNISQKIQANYKAKLAVEEEKWDTKYRKMYLVHKAKIVQEVEGIVRSLREDLAKATKEKDIAEARMLLQSKIISAQIQQVNHSKRTSERRIYSLRTFKPNTTRRRNRQSPG, encoded by the exons ATGAGACTTCTTACTCATAACATATTGTCCTCTAACATCAAGGGGGTCACCAATGGCTTACCTCTCCGGATCGAAGTGGTGAAAGTAGTCGAGAAAGAGGTTGAACTAAACCCCGATTTTCTCAAATCCATGTTCTCCAAAATTGACTGGAACGCCCTAGTCGAGGTCGCTCGCTCAATCGGCTACACTAAGCTCCCCAACGAGGTTGATCCTTCTATGCTCGACTCCGACGACTTCCTTCGCCGTTTTCACCACGCCCTCCTCCAACTTCACCTCGAAGAAGGCGCCCTTATCTGCCCCGAGACTCGTCGCTGGTTCTCTGTCACTAAGGGAATCCCCAATAt TAGCCAAAAGATCCAGGCAAATTACAAGGCCAAGCTGGCGGTTGAGGAGGAGAAGTGGGACACCAAATATCGAAAAATGTACTTAGTTCACAAAGCTAAAATTGTGCAAGAAGTTGAGGGAATTGTACGCTCTCTTCGAGAGGACTTGGCCAAGGCCACAAAGGAGAAGGACATAGCTGAGGCCCGCATGCTACTTCAGTCTAAGATTATCTCCGCCCAAATCCAACAAGTCAACCACTCTAAGAGGACATCCGAAAGAAGGATTTACTCATTAAGGACCTTCAAGCCGAACACGACAAGGAGAAGAAACAGGCAGAGTCCTGGGTAA
- the LOC115696837 gene encoding thaumatin-like protein, whose translation MSTYSILFPFLLLISLSISDGAQLILVNNCNENIWPGVLGSAGQPTPKDGGFHLGSGEEVVLDVPEKWSGRIWGRQGCNFDNNGKGSCITGDCANQLHCRGSGGEPPATVVEMTLGSSSSPLHFYDVSLVDGFNLPVSMKPVGGGVGCGVASCEVDLNVCCPSALEVRSGGRVVGCKSACLAMQSAKYCCTGNYANPNTCKPTLFAHLFKAICPKAYSYAFDDSTSLNKCRATRYVITFCPPQQ comes from the exons ATGTCAACTTACTCAATTCTCTTCCCTTTTCTTCTGTTAATCTCTCTGAGCATTTCAG ATGGGGCACAATTGATTCTAGTAAACAACTGCAATGAGAATATATGGCCTGGTGTGCTTGGCAGTGCGGGGCAGCCCACCCCGAAAGATGGAGGCTTTCACTTAGGAAGTGGTGAGGAAGTAGTACTTGATGTCCCAGAGAAATGGTCTGGGAGGATATGGGGTAGGCAGGGTTGCAACTTTGACAACAATGGGAAAGGATCATGCATAACTGGTGACTGTGCAAACCAATTGCATTGCCGAGGCAGTGGTGGGGAGCCGCCTGCCACGGTGGTTGAAATGACACTTGGTTCTTCATCTTCACCACTTCATTTCTATGATGTCAGCCTTGTGGATGGCTTTAACTTGCCTGTTTCGATGAAGCCTGTAGGGGGTGGGGTTGGATGTGGAGTGGCGTCTTGTGAAGTGGATTTGAATGTTTGTTGCCCTTCTGCTTTGGAAGTGAGGAGTGGTGGAAGGGTTGTGGGGTGTAAGAGTGCTTGCTTGGCTATGCAATCAGCTAAGTACTGTTGTACTGGAAACTATGCCAATCCAAACACTTGCAAGCCAACACTCTTTGCTCATCTTTTTAAGGCTATTTGTCCAAAGGCTTATAGTTATGCTTTTGATGATTCTACTAGCCTTAATAAGTGTAGAGCTACTCGTTATGTCATCACCTTCTGCCCTCCGCAACAGTAA
- the LOC115696275 gene encoding oxoglutarate-dependent flavonoid 7-O-demethylase 1-like, which yields MGDNKPTYPPSLQVPNVQEMVLKDPLKVPERYLRNEKEMHARPDLSHLSSQVPVIDLSLLSNGDKEELLKLDLACKEWGFFQVVNHGVESKVLQGLKDASAEFFELPLEEKNKISMPPNDIQGYGHAYVVSEDQILDWSDTLIMLVYPSWFRNLDIWPAKPQRFKDSMEAYSTELKRVAMELLGSLSLIMGMEKDSLIGLHKELVQAMRVNYYPPCQTPEKVLGISPHSDTSTITILTQDGDVTGLQIRHQGGWVPVKAIPNALIVNVGDVTEILSNGMYKSVEHRAVTNESKTRLSYATFFVPLDEVEIGPLSHLIDTKGSLPLYKKIKYGDYVRTSMKMEHDGKAHIQIAKAQD from the exons ATGGGTGATAATAAACCAACTTATCCACCATCTCTACAAGTACCAAATGTACAAGAAATGGTATTGAAGGACCCTCTTAAGGTCCCtgaaagatatttaagaaatgaaaaagaaatgcATGCTAGACCAGATTTATCTCATCTTTCATCTCAAGTTCCTGTAATTGATCTATCATTGCTCTCGAATGGGGACAAGGAGGAgttattgaaacttgatttggCTTGTAAAGAATGGGGATTTTTCCAG GTGGTGAATCATGGAGTTGAAAGCAAAGTATTGCAGGGTCTGAAAGATGCTTCAGCTGAGTTTTTTGAACTGCCATTAGAAGAGAAGAACAAGATTTCGATGCCTCCAAATGACATACAAGGCTATGGACATGCATACGTAGTATCTGAAGATCAGATATTAGATTGGTCAGACACATTGATAATGCTTGTCTACCCTTCCTGGTTTAGGAATCTTGACATTTGGCCAGCAAAACCACAGAGATTCAA GGATTCTATGGAGGCTTATTCCACAGAACTCAAAAGAGTAGCAATGGAGCTACTAGGCTCACTATCTTTGATCATGGGAATGGAGAAAGATTCTCTTATAGGGTTGCATAAAGAACTTGTCCAAGCTATGCGAGTGAACTACTATCCTCCATGCCAAACACCAGAAAAGGTGCTAGGAATAAGTCCACACTCTGATACAAGCACCATAACAATACTCACGCAAGATGGTGATGTGACCGGGTTACAGATTCGCCATCAAGGAGGATGGGTGCCGGTCAAGGCTATTCCAAACGCTTTGATTGTTAATGTTGGAGATGTTACTGAG ATACTGAGTAATGGCATGTACAAGAGTGTAGAGCATAGAGCTGTGACAAATGAGTCCAAGACAAGATTATCTTATGCAACATTTTTTGTTCCACTAGATGAGGTGGAAATTGGACCACTCAGTCATTTGATAGACACAAAAGGGTCCCTTCCCTTGTACAAGAAGATCAAATATGGTGACTATGTTAGAACTTCCATGAAGATGGAACATGATGGGAAGGCCCATATTCAGATTGCAAAGGCACAAGACTAA
- the LOC115697738 gene encoding hsp70 nucleotide exchange factor FES1 encodes MAKDGPNWDGLLKWSIANSDGTQPTRNLSEEDRRWFMEAMQAQSVDVVKRMKEITLVMQTPEQVLEAQGVTAADIEGMLDELQEHVESIDMANDLHSIGGLVPLLGYLKNSHANIRAKAAEVVTTIVQNNERSQQLVMEANGLEPLLSNFTSDPDVTVRTKALGAISSLIRHNKPGSIAFRLANGYAALRDALSSENVRFQRKALNLVHYLLHENSSDCSVVSELGFPRIMLHLASSEDAEVREASLRGLLELARDKSGETSGRVTDVNDDKLKQILQERINGISLMSPEDLGAAREERHLVDSLWQTYFNEPSSLQEKGLLVLPGEDAPAPAPDVASKHFESPLRAWAANPSADRTTQTETKATPLLLGLGTAPSAADVQGSSGATENGTNTSGREQ; translated from the exons ATGGCTAAAGACGGACCCAACTGGGATGGTTTGCTCAAGTGGAGCATTGCTAATTCTGACGGGACTCAGCCCACTCGTAATCTGAG TGAGGAGGATCGAAGATGGTTTATGGAAGCTATGCAAGCACAGAGTGTTGATGTTGTAAAGCGTATGAAAGAAATTACTTTGGTTATGCAAACCCCTGAACAGGTTTTGGAAGCACAGGGTGTCACTGCTGCTGATATTGAAG GAATGCTGGATGAGTTACAAGAACATGTTGAATCTATTGATATGGCCAATG ATCTTCATTCCATTGGCGGTTTGGTTCCTCTTCTTGGTTACCTCAAGAACTCACATGCTAACATAAGAGCAAAGGCTGCTGAGGTTGTAACAACTATTGTACAGAATAATGAACGGAGTCAACAGCTGGTTATGGAAGCCAATGGATTAGAGCCTCTTCTTTCTAATTTTACATCTGATCCTGATGTGACAGTCCGAACCAAAGCTCTCGGTGCTATATCTT CGTTAATCCGGCATAACAAACCTGGTAGTATTGCATTTCGTCTTGCAAATGGATATGCGGCCTTGAGAGATGCTTTAAGTTCAGAAAACGTGAGATTTCAAAG GAAAGCTTTGAACTTGGTCCATTATCTACTGCATGAGAATAGTTCAGACTGCAGCGTAGTATCTGAGCTAGGATTTCCTCGCATTATGTTGCACCTTGCTTCTAGTGAAGACGCAGAGGTACGAGAAGCTTCTCTTCGAGGCCTTCTTGAGCTTGCACGAGACAAAAGTGGCGAGACAAGTGGTAGAGTGACTGACGTCAATGATGACAAACTGAAACAAATTCTTCAAGAGAGAATTAATGGTATCAGTCTGATGTCTCCAGAAGATCTTGGAGCAGCCAGAGAAGAGAGGCACCTTGTGGATTCCCTTTGGCAGACATACTTTAATGAACCATCTTCTCTTCAAGAGAAGGGTCTTCTTGTTCTTCCTGGAGAAGATGCACCCGCACCAGCTCCTGATGTTGCAAGCAAGCATTTTGAATCTCCTCTCCGAGCGTGGGCTGCAAATCCTTCGGCTGATAGAACCACTCAAACTGAAACAAAAGCAACCCCGTTACTTCTAGGTTTAGGTACGGCACCATCTGCTGCTGATGTTCAAGGGAGTTCTGGGGCTACAGAGAATGGCACTAATACTTCGGGGAGAGAGCAATAG
- the LOC115696274 gene encoding uncharacterized protein LOC115696274 translates to MGCQRTIGNGITTNILKHPWLPDSANPFVTSNALGLDNKMVNSLMDIHDTSWDISLIHDMFNPRDAHLILGIPLSSIPSEDCWSWKGERSGFFSVRSAYDMLQLSNHGQQRQPNSGFWHKFWHLKIPPKVKNFMWRAVTNTLPTCLELVSKNVDLSSLCPVCHNAADTASHVLLNCSFAFSCWERCGFTIQSDSSSTIGYWLDSTFELYGDDTSCRAIMLCWAFWKSRNKLVWDKKASSPTQVLNLAWTTLDHWPRDSLCHFVDLRARYQGGSYPAEVVEALGIKEALSWLKDKEWNKVDIETDSMVTEQAIFSNQIMSSTFGLIVSDCKSLLSVLNNVSIRFIRRSANRVAHFVVRHSRFFSDRSIHRNDFPNELQALLYDEC, encoded by the exons atgggttgtcaaagaACTATTGGTAATGGGATTACCACAAATATTTTGAAGCATCCTTGGCTTCCCGATTCTGCAAACCCGTTTGTGACTTCTAATGCCCTCGGTCTTGACAATAAAATGGTGAACTCTCTCATGGATATTCATGACACATCTTGGGATATTTCTCTTATCCATGATATGTTTAACCCTCGAGATGCTCACTTGATACTTGGAATCCCGTTGAGTTCTATACCATCCGAAGACTGCTGGTCTTGGAAGGGTGAGAGGTCTGGTTTTTTCTCTGTTCGTAGTGCCTACGATATGCTGCAGCTTAGTAACCATGGACAGCAGAGACAACCAAACTCGGGGTTTTGGCACAAGTTTTGGCACCTTAAAATACCGCCGAAAGTGAAGAATTTCATGTGGCGTGCTGTCACCAATACTCTCCCCACATGCCTCGAACTGGTTTCAAAGAATGTCGACCTCTCCTCCTTGTGCCCTGTCTGCCACAATGCTGCCGATACTGCTTCCCATGTGCTCCTAAATTGTTCCTTTGCTTTCAGCTGCTGGGAGCGTTGTGGGTTCACCATCCAATCCGATTCTTCATCAACTATTGGTTATTGGCTTGATTCTACATTCGAATTGTATGGTGATGATACATCTTGCCGTGCCATCATGCTTTGTTGGGCATTTTGGAAGTCCCGAAACAAACTTGTTTGGGATAAGAAAGCTTCATCTCCAACTCAAGTTCTTAATTTAGCATGGACTACACTTGACCACTGGC CTCGCGATTCGTTGTGCCACTTTGTTGATCTCCGAGCAAGATATCAGGGAGGAAGCTACCCAGCCGAGGTGGTTGAAGCTCTTGGTATCAAAGAAGCACTAAGTTGGTTGAAAGACAAGGAATGGAACAAAGTCGACATAGAGACTGATAGCATGGTAACAGAACAAGCAATCTTTAGTAATCAAATTATGTCTTCTACTTTTGGTTTGATTGTTAGTGATTGTAAAAGCTTATTGTCAGTTTTAAATAATGTAAGTATTCGTTTTATTAGACGATCAGCAAATCGAGTTGCCCACTTTGTTGTTAGACACTCTCGGTTTTTCTCTGATCGTAGCATTCATAGGAATGATTTCCCTAACGAGCTTCAAGCTCTTCTGTACGATGAATGCTAA
- the LOC115696273 gene encoding uncharacterized protein LOC115696273 has product MNAISWNCRGLGNPRAIQFLVDICVQKKPNFIFLCETLCNNDIVDRLKVRLGFENSFTVPAQGRKGGLAFLWKISTDAHLLKFSAHHIDLEVHVPGFVHWRLTGFYGEPNRSRRHTTWELLCELADASTLPWCILGDFNNITTHDDKKDGRLYPESLINGFNTTLHDCQLCELQLHGHKYTWERGRGTQNHIEIRLDKAFATHSWLTIFNEARLSNFDFSSSDHTPIFLEPAPVVMSKPVVIFRYENAWGREPLCSQIVQNWWEVNAHLPLADKTKLCLETLLDWGRDLTGHFKKRLSNSKKKLSSLKSRDNSDSYEDFLNEQWDKNSKYFHATASSRKRNNQIVQLQDSDGVWRGWNSGLDQVIIDYFSVLYTTDHAICGSVVNGIRRSVTGEQNEILLCPITANEVKQALFQMHPDKAP; this is encoded by the exons ATGAATGCTATTAGCTGGAATtgccgtgggcttgggaacccacggGCCATTCAATTCCTTGTTGACATCTGTGTTCAAAAGAAGCCCAATTTTATATTCCTTTGTGAAACTTTATGCAATAATGACATTGTCGATAGGCTCAAGGTTCGGTTGGGCTTTGAAAATAGCTTTACTGTGCCGGCCCAAGGTAGAAAAGGTGGACTAGCTTTTTTATGGAAAATTTCTACTGATGCTCATTTGCTTAAGTTTTCGGCCCACCATATTGACTTGGAAGTTCATGTTCCTGGCTTTGTTCACTGGCGTCTTACTGGGTTCTATGGAGAACCAAACCGCTCACGACGCCATACAACGTGGGAGCTTCTGTGTGAGCTGGCAGATGCTTCAACCTTGCCATGGTGCATTCTTGGAGACTTCAACAACATCACCACTCATGACGATAAGAAGGATGGTCGGCTTTATCCTGAATCACTAATCAATGGCTTCAATACAACTCTTCATGACTGCCAATTGTGTGAACTTCAGTTGCATGGTCACAAATACACATGGGAGCGTGGAAGAGGGACCCAAAATCACATTGAAATAAGGTTAGACAAAGCTTTTGCTACTCATTCTTGGCTAACTATTTTTAATGAGGCTCGTTTgtcaaattttgatttttcgtCCTCCGATCATACTCCTATTTTCCTTGAACCCGCACCTGTTGTTATGAGTAAACCGGTTGTTATTTTTCGTTATGAAAATGCTTGGGGCCGTGAACCTTTATGTAGCCAAATTGTCCAAAATTGGTGGGAGGTTAATGCTCATCTCCCTCTTGCTGATAAAACTAAGCTTTGTCTTGAAACTTTACTTGATTGGGGCCGTGATCTTACTGGGCACTTCAAGAAGCGACTGTCTAATAGTAAGAAAAAACTATCAAGCCTCAAGTCTCGTGACAATTCGGACTCATATGAAGACTTTTTGAATGAGCAAT GGGACAAAAATAGCAAATATTTTCATGCCACCGCAAGCTCTCGTAAACGAAATAATCAAATTGTCCAACTTCAGGATAGTGATGGTGTTTGGAGAGGCTGGAATTCAGGTCTTGATCAGGTAATAATTGATTATTTCTCGGTTCTTTATACTACTGATCATGCTATTTGTGGCTCTGTTGTCAATGGTATACGTCGCTCAGTTACTGGTGAACAAAACGAAATCTTGCTCTGCCCAATCACAGCTAATGAAGTTAAGCAAGCTCTCTTCCAAATGCACCCTGACAAAGCTCCATGA